In the Ramlibacter tataouinensis TTB310 genome, one interval contains:
- a CDS encoding VOC family protein, translating into MISKNTICLWHDGTALDAAQFYASTFPDSAVKAVHLAPGDYPSGKQGDVLTVEFSVAGIPCLGLNGGPAFSHSEAFSFQIATEDQAETDRLWAAIVDNGGQESACGWCKDKWGLSWQITPRALIEAISDPDPAAAKRAFEAMMQMTKINIATIEAARRG; encoded by the coding sequence ATGATCAGCAAGAACACGATCTGCCTCTGGCACGACGGCACCGCCCTGGATGCGGCGCAGTTCTATGCCAGCACATTTCCGGACAGCGCGGTCAAAGCTGTTCATCTCGCGCCCGGCGACTACCCTTCCGGCAAGCAGGGGGACGTGCTGACGGTCGAGTTCAGCGTCGCAGGCATCCCTTGCCTCGGGCTGAACGGCGGCCCTGCGTTCAGTCACAGCGAGGCCTTCTCGTTCCAGATAGCGACGGAGGACCAGGCCGAAACGGATCGCCTGTGGGCCGCGATCGTCGACAACGGCGGCCAGGAAAGCGCCTGCGGCTGGTGCAAGGACAAGTGGGGCCTGTCGTGGCAGATCACGCCCCGCGCCCTTATCGAGGCGATCTCCGATCCTGACCCCGCGGCGGCCAAGCGAGCATTTGAGGCGATGATGCAGATGACGAAGATCAACATCGCGACGATCGAAGCGGCGCGCAGGGGTTGA
- a CDS encoding methyltransferase: MNAPDQPILAWQEDGQQRQARWRSEAGWPAPARVQLADDRMPADVAFRLASEGTALLWRGDFQNARQLLQALGRRLDRPARKAVMASEPPAQAFYRHRQAQGRRARVLGMVLVEVDGDHGIRLRRAPDLRVAISEAWGPPDGLSHVVSLRECLGLVGAHEWRKAGVEVPALGPPPANRIHAHYGVFSPVRGEYLDLIGAAPLPADASLAWDIGTGTGVIAAVLARRGVARIVATDLNPRALACARENIERLGLQGRIELAEVDLFPPGSAPLIVCNPPWLPGKPSSTLEQAVYDPGSRMLRGFLAGLRERLAPGGEGWLVLSDLAEHLGLRSRDELLAHFHAGGLAVRGRLDVRPRHPKASDANEPFAAARSREVTSLWRLGAG, translated from the coding sequence ATGAACGCCCCAGACCAGCCGATCCTTGCATGGCAGGAAGATGGCCAGCAGCGCCAGGCCCGATGGCGATCCGAGGCAGGCTGGCCGGCGCCGGCACGCGTGCAGCTTGCCGACGACCGGATGCCGGCCGATGTCGCCTTCCGCCTGGCCAGCGAAGGGACGGCGCTCCTGTGGCGCGGCGACTTCCAGAATGCGCGACAGCTCCTGCAGGCACTCGGTCGCCGGCTCGACCGGCCAGCGCGCAAGGCGGTCATGGCGTCGGAGCCGCCCGCGCAAGCCTTCTACCGGCACCGCCAGGCGCAGGGGCGCCGTGCGCGGGTGCTTGGCATGGTGCTGGTTGAAGTCGACGGTGACCACGGCATCCGTCTTCGCCGGGCGCCCGACCTGCGCGTGGCAATCAGCGAAGCGTGGGGACCGCCGGACGGGCTGTCCCATGTGGTGTCGCTGCGCGAATGCCTGGGACTGGTGGGCGCGCATGAATGGCGCAAGGCGGGCGTGGAGGTGCCGGCGCTCGGGCCGCCGCCGGCCAACCGGATCCACGCGCACTACGGCGTGTTCTCGCCGGTACGCGGCGAGTACCTCGACTTGATCGGCGCCGCGCCCCTGCCCGCCGACGCCTCGCTGGCCTGGGACATCGGCACGGGGACGGGCGTGATCGCAGCCGTGCTCGCGCGTCGCGGGGTGGCACGCATCGTCGCCACCGACCTGAACCCGCGTGCGCTCGCCTGCGCTCGTGAAAACATCGAGCGCCTGGGTCTGCAGGGACGGATCGAACTCGCCGAAGTCGACCTGTTCCCGCCTGGATCGGCCCCCCTCATCGTGTGCAACCCGCCGTGGCTGCCCGGCAAGCCCAGCTCGACGCTGGAGCAGGCTGTCTACGATCCCGGCAGCCGCATGCTGCGCGGCTTCCTTGCCGGACTGCGCGAGCGGCTTGCCCCCGGGGGCGAGGGCTGGCTGGTGCTGTCTGACCTGGCGGAGCACCTGGGCCTGCGTTCGCGAGACGAACTGCTCGCGCACTTCCATGCTGGTGGGCTCGCCGTTCGCGGGCGTCTCGACGTGCGTCCGCGCCACCCGAAAGCCAGCGATGCGAACGAGCCGTTCGCGGCGGCCCGCAGCCGTGAAGTCACCTCTCTCTGGCGCCTGGGCGCAGGCTGA
- a CDS encoding PA4780 family RIO1-like protein kinase yields the protein MKTPPRLQTLMAEGLIDSVVRQLKSGKEADVYVVRCGGETCAAKIYKEAHKRSFRQAVDYTENRKVRNSRQARAISKRTAYGRQQQETAWQSAEVDALYRLAAAGVRVPRPINFHDGVLLMELVADDQGDAAPRLNDLSFSEAQARQHHATLIGDVVRMLCAGVIHGDLSEFNILLAADGPVIIDLPQAVDAAGNNHAPRMLLRDVDNLRAFFGRYAPGLLATQYGPEIWASYAGGLLEPGMPLTGRYEPAAGAVDLTAVLREIEDARLEESARLQRMG from the coding sequence GTGAAAACCCCTCCCCGCCTCCAGACTCTCATGGCCGAAGGCCTCATCGACAGCGTAGTGCGCCAGCTCAAGAGCGGCAAGGAGGCGGATGTCTATGTGGTGCGCTGCGGCGGGGAGACCTGCGCGGCCAAGATCTACAAGGAAGCCCACAAGCGCAGCTTTCGCCAGGCGGTGGACTACACCGAGAACCGCAAGGTGCGCAACAGCCGCCAGGCACGCGCCATATCCAAGCGCACAGCCTACGGTCGACAACAGCAGGAAACAGCGTGGCAGAGCGCCGAGGTCGACGCCTTGTACCGCCTGGCCGCCGCCGGGGTGCGCGTGCCGCGGCCGATCAACTTCCACGACGGCGTGCTGCTGATGGAGTTGGTCGCCGACGACCAGGGCGATGCCGCACCGCGGCTGAACGACCTGAGCTTCAGCGAGGCGCAGGCACGGCAGCACCATGCGACGCTGATCGGCGACGTCGTGCGCATGCTCTGCGCCGGCGTGATCCATGGCGACCTGTCGGAATTCAATATCCTGCTGGCCGCCGATGGGCCGGTGATCATCGACCTGCCGCAGGCGGTGGACGCTGCGGGCAACAACCACGCTCCGCGCATGCTGCTGCGGGATGTCGACAACCTGCGCGCCTTCTTCGGCCGGTACGCCCCCGGCTTGCTGGCGACGCAGTACGGTCCCGAGATCTGGGCGTCGTACGCCGGCGGCCTGCTGGAACCAGGCATGCCCCTGACCGGCCGCTACGAACCAGCGGCGGGCGCCGTGGACCTGACCGCCGTACTGCGCGAGATCGAGGATGCGCGACTGGAAGAATCCGCGCGTCTCCAGCGAATGGGCTGA
- a CDS encoding RNA recognition motif domain-containing protein, with product MGNKLYVGNLPYSFGDSEMQQAFSQFGTVGSAKVVMDRDTGRSKGFGFVEMGSAAEAQSAIQGMHGQQHGGRDLVVNEARPMEPRTGGSGAARRF from the coding sequence ATGGGAAACAAACTCTACGTGGGCAACCTGCCTTACTCCTTCGGCGATAGTGAGATGCAACAGGCTTTCAGCCAGTTCGGGACCGTCGGCAGCGCCAAAGTCGTCATGGACCGGGACACCGGCCGGTCCAAGGGCTTCGGTTTCGTCGAGATGGGGAGTGCGGCCGAAGCTCAGTCCGCGATCCAGGGCATGCACGGCCAGCAGCACGGCGGCCGTGACCTCGTGGTCAATGAGGCCCGCCCGATGGAGCCACGCACTGGCGGTTCTGGCGCCGCCCGTCGCTTCTGA
- the infA gene encoding translation initiation factor IF-1: MAKEELIEMRGRVDEILPDSRCRVILSNGHQLVAYTGGKMKKHRIRIIAGDDVTLELSPYDLTKGRIMFRHLPERRADGGGARPAQRR; the protein is encoded by the coding sequence ATGGCCAAGGAAGAACTGATCGAGATGCGCGGTCGCGTGGACGAGATCCTGCCGGACTCGCGCTGCCGCGTCATCCTCAGCAACGGGCATCAGCTGGTGGCCTACACCGGCGGCAAGATGAAGAAGCACCGCATTCGCATCATTGCCGGCGACGACGTGACTCTCGAGCTTTCGCCGTATGACCTGACCAAGGGCCGCATCATGTTTCGGCATTTGCCGGAACGACGGGCGGATGGCGGTGGCGCCCGGCCTGCCCAGCGGCGCTGA
- a CDS encoding YggS family pyridoxal phosphate-dependent enzyme, protein MTTIPDNLQQVRSRIAAACASAQRRADEVTLLAVSKTFGPEAVAQAHAAGQRAFGENYIQEAVDKRAALAHLPLEWHCIGPIQSNKTRLVAQHFDWAHTVDRLKIAQRLSEQRPPALPPLQVCIQVNIDGGPTKAGIAPQEALALAQEVARLPRLSLRGLMTLPEPAPDFESARQVHLRAAALFRQLRQAGLALDTLSMGMTADLEAAVAAGSTLVRVGTAIFGGRARKV, encoded by the coding sequence ATGACGACGATTCCAGACAACCTCCAACAAGTACGCTCGCGCATCGCCGCGGCCTGTGCTTCGGCGCAACGCCGTGCGGACGAAGTCACGCTGCTGGCCGTGTCCAAGACCTTCGGCCCCGAGGCCGTGGCCCAGGCCCACGCGGCGGGCCAGCGCGCGTTCGGCGAGAACTACATCCAGGAGGCGGTGGACAAGCGGGCGGCGCTGGCGCACCTGCCCCTGGAGTGGCACTGCATCGGCCCGATCCAGAGCAACAAGACGCGCCTGGTGGCGCAGCATTTCGACTGGGCCCACACCGTGGACCGCCTGAAGATCGCGCAGCGGCTGTCCGAGCAGCGGCCGCCGGCGCTGCCGCCCCTGCAGGTGTGCATCCAGGTCAACATCGACGGCGGCCCGACCAAGGCCGGCATCGCGCCGCAGGAGGCGCTGGCGCTGGCGCAGGAGGTCGCCCGGCTGCCGCGCCTTTCGCTGCGCGGCCTGATGACCCTCCCCGAGCCGGCGCCGGATTTCGAGTCGGCCCGCCAGGTCCACCTGCGGGCCGCGGCCCTGTTCCGGCAGCTGCGGCAGGCCGGGCTGGCGCTGGACACGCTGTCCATGGGCATGACGGCGGACCTGGAGGCCGCCGTCGCCGCCGGCAGCACCCTGGTGCGCGTGGGCACGGCGATCTTCGGCGGACGGGCGCGCAAGGTCTGA
- a CDS encoding type IV pilus twitching motility protein PilT, protein MDITQLLAFSVKNKASDLHLSAGLPPMIRVHGDVRRINVDALDHKQVHAMVYDIMNDTQRKNYEEFLECDFSFEIDGLARFRVNAFNQNRGAAAVFRTIPSKILSLEQLNAPKIFGELALKPRGMVLVTGPTGSGKSTTLAAMVNYLNETEYGHILTVEDPIEFVHESKKCLVNQREVGPMTLSFAAALKSALREDPDCILVGEMRDLETIRLAMTAAETGHLVFGTLHTSSAAKTIDRIIDVFPSEEKEMVRAMLSESLQAVISQTLCKTKDGNGRVAAHEIMLGTSAIRNLIREAKVAQMYSAIQTGNSFGMQTLDQNLADLVKRNMISPAEARSKAKIPENFPG, encoded by the coding sequence GTGGATATTACCCAGCTGCTGGCATTCAGCGTGAAGAACAAGGCGTCCGACCTGCACCTGTCCGCCGGCCTGCCCCCCATGATCCGCGTGCACGGCGACGTGCGCCGCATCAACGTCGACGCGCTGGACCACAAGCAGGTGCACGCCATGGTGTACGACATCATGAACGACACCCAGCGCAAGAACTACGAGGAGTTCCTGGAGTGCGACTTCTCGTTCGAGATCGACGGCCTGGCGCGCTTCCGCGTCAACGCCTTCAACCAGAACCGCGGCGCGGCCGCCGTATTCCGGACCATCCCGTCCAAGATCCTCTCGCTCGAGCAGCTCAACGCGCCCAAGATCTTCGGCGAGCTGGCGCTCAAGCCGCGCGGCATGGTGCTGGTGACCGGCCCCACCGGCTCGGGCAAGTCGACCACGCTGGCCGCGATGGTGAACTACCTGAACGAGACCGAGTACGGCCACATCCTGACGGTGGAGGACCCGATCGAGTTCGTGCACGAGTCCAAGAAATGCCTGGTGAACCAGCGCGAGGTCGGGCCGATGACGCTGTCGTTCGCCGCGGCGCTCAAGTCGGCGCTGCGCGAGGACCCGGACTGCATCCTGGTGGGCGAGATGCGCGACCTGGAGACCATCCGCCTGGCGATGACCGCCGCCGAGACTGGCCACCTGGTGTTCGGCACGCTGCACACCTCCAGTGCCGCCAAGACCATCGACCGGATCATCGATGTGTTCCCGTCGGAGGAAAAGGAGATGGTGCGCGCCATGCTGTCCGAGTCGCTGCAGGCGGTGATCTCGCAGACGCTGTGCAAGACCAAGGACGGCAACGGCCGGGTGGCCGCGCACGAGATCATGCTGGGCACCAGCGCCATCCGCAACCTGATCCGCGAGGCCAAGGTGGCGCAGATGTACTCGGCGATACAGACCGGCAACAGCTTCGGCATGCAGACCCTGGACCAGAACCTGGCTGACCTGGTCAAGCGCAACATGATCAGCCCGGCCGAAGCCCGCAGCAAGGCCAAGATCCCCGAGAACTTTCCCGGATAA
- a CDS encoding PilT/PilU family type 4a pilus ATPase — translation MERDQASKFINDLLKLMVSRNGSDLFITGDFPPAIKVDGKVTKVSPQPLNAGHTLALARSIMNDKQASEFERTKECNFAISPGGIGRFRVNAFVQQGKVGMVLRVIPQVLPTIDGLGVPQVLKEVVMAKRGLVVLVGATGSGKSTTLAAMIDWRNEQSQGHIITIEDPVEFVHPHKNCVVTQREVGLDTDSWEAALKNTLRQAPDVILMGEVRDRETMEHAIAFAETGHLCMCTLHANSANQALDRIINFFPEERRTQLLMDLSLNLKGMVSQRLVPKQDGKGRAAAVEIMLNTPLISDLIFKGEVSEIKEIMKKSRNLGMQTFDQALFDAYEGNVISYEDALRNADSVNDLRLQIKLNSQRAKTQDLSAGTEHLAIV, via the coding sequence ATGGAACGCGACCAGGCCAGCAAATTCATCAACGACCTGCTCAAGCTGATGGTCAGCCGCAACGGCAGCGACCTGTTCATCACCGGCGACTTCCCGCCCGCCATCAAGGTGGACGGCAAGGTCACCAAGGTCTCGCCGCAGCCGCTGAACGCCGGCCACACGCTGGCGCTGGCCCGCTCGATCATGAACGACAAGCAGGCCTCGGAGTTCGAGCGCACCAAGGAGTGCAACTTCGCGATCTCGCCGGGGGGCATCGGCCGCTTCCGCGTCAACGCCTTCGTGCAGCAGGGCAAGGTCGGCATGGTGCTGCGGGTGATCCCGCAGGTGCTGCCCACCATCGACGGCCTGGGCGTGCCGCAGGTGCTCAAGGAGGTGGTGATGGCCAAGCGCGGCCTGGTGGTGCTGGTGGGCGCCACCGGCTCGGGCAAGTCGACCACGCTGGCGGCCATGATCGACTGGCGCAACGAGCAGAGCCAGGGCCACATCATCACCATCGAGGATCCGGTGGAATTCGTGCACCCGCACAAGAACTGCGTGGTGACGCAGCGCGAGGTCGGCCTGGACACCGACAGCTGGGAGGCGGCGCTGAAGAACACGCTGCGCCAGGCGCCCGACGTGATCCTGATGGGCGAGGTGCGCGACCGCGAGACCATGGAGCACGCGATCGCCTTCGCCGAGACCGGCCACCTGTGCATGTGCACGCTGCACGCCAACAGCGCCAACCAGGCGCTGGACCGGATCATCAACTTCTTCCCCGAGGAGCGCCGCACCCAGCTGCTGATGGACCTGTCGCTCAACCTCAAGGGCATGGTGTCGCAGCGCCTGGTGCCCAAGCAGGACGGCAAGGGCCGCGCGGCGGCGGTGGAGATCATGCTCAACACCCCGCTGATCTCCGACCTGATCTTCAAGGGCGAGGTCTCCGAGATCAAGGAGATCATGAAGAAGAGCCGCAACCTGGGCATGCAGACCTTCGACCAGGCGCTGTTCGATGCCTACGAGGGCAACGTCATCAGCTACGAGGACGCGCTGCGCAACGCCGACTCGGTCAACGACCTGCGGCTGCAGATCAAGCTGAACAGCCAGCGGGCCAAGACCCAGGACCTGTCGGCGGGCACCGAGCACCTGGCCATCGTTTAA
- a CDS encoding NAD(P)-dependent oxidoreductase — protein MPSTNPKTYDPTPSRKVAFLGLGVMGFPMAGHLALAGHQVTVYNRSAAKAQAWAGEFKGQSAATPREAAAGCDLVFCCVGNDDDLRSVVLGADGVLAGMKPGAVFVDHTTASADVARELSAAAAAKGLKFVDAPVSGGQAGAQNGLLTVMCGGDKAAFEAARPAAMAFSRAFTHLGPSGAGQLAKMVNQIAIAGLVQGLSEAIAFGQKAGLDMAQVLEVIGKGAAQSWQMDNRGKTMIEGKFDFGFAVDWMRKDLGLVLDEAKRNGARLPVTALVDQFYADVQNQGGRRWDTSSLITRLK, from the coding sequence ATGCCCAGCACCAACCCCAAGACCTACGACCCCACTCCGTCCCGCAAGGTGGCCTTCCTCGGCCTGGGCGTGATGGGCTTTCCCATGGCGGGCCACCTGGCCCTGGCCGGGCACCAGGTGACCGTCTACAACCGCAGCGCGGCCAAGGCCCAGGCCTGGGCCGGCGAGTTCAAGGGCCAGTCCGCGGCCACGCCGCGCGAGGCGGCGGCGGGCTGCGACCTCGTGTTCTGCTGCGTCGGCAACGACGACGACCTGCGCTCGGTGGTGCTCGGCGCCGACGGGGTGCTGGCCGGGATGAAGCCCGGCGCGGTCTTCGTCGACCACACGACGGCCTCGGCCGACGTGGCCCGCGAGCTGTCGGCCGCGGCGGCGGCCAAGGGCCTGAAGTTCGTCGACGCGCCGGTGTCCGGCGGCCAGGCCGGCGCGCAGAACGGCCTGCTCACGGTGATGTGCGGCGGCGACAAGGCGGCCTTCGAGGCCGCCCGGCCGGCGGCGATGGCGTTCTCGCGCGCCTTCACCCACCTGGGCCCCAGCGGCGCCGGCCAGCTGGCCAAGATGGTCAACCAGATCGCCATCGCCGGCCTGGTGCAGGGCCTGTCGGAGGCCATCGCCTTCGGCCAGAAGGCCGGGCTGGACATGGCCCAGGTGCTGGAGGTCATCGGCAAGGGCGCGGCCCAGAGCTGGCAGATGGACAACCGCGGCAAGACCATGATCGAAGGCAAGTTCGACTTCGGTTTCGCGGTCGACTGGATGCGCAAGGACCTGGGCCTGGTGCTGGACGAGGCCAAGCGCAACGGCGCGCGGCTGCCGGTCACCGCCCTGGTCGACCAGTTTTACGCGGACGTGCAAAACCAGGGCGGGCGCCGCTGGGACACTTCCAGCTTGATCACGCGTCTTAAGTGA
- a CDS encoding (2Fe-2S)-binding protein: protein MDEDTPGRADLSRRKFLLSGSAGAAIPLTMGAPDQAAAQGRLPRAGTAPAGGSMPLVLQVNGTEHRLNLDPRTTLLDALREHVGLAGSKKGCDHGQCGACTVLAGGERVLSCLTLAVQAQGRPVVTIEGLAQGDALHPMQQAFIDNDAFQCGYCTPGQIMSAVACVQEGRASNDAEIREYMSGNLCRCAAYPNIVAAVREAAPRMRRT, encoded by the coding sequence ATGGATGAGGACACCCCGGGGCGCGCCGACCTTTCGCGGCGCAAGTTCCTGCTCAGCGGCTCGGCCGGAGCGGCAATCCCCCTCACGATGGGTGCGCCGGATCAGGCGGCGGCCCAAGGCCGCCTGCCGCGGGCCGGCACCGCGCCGGCTGGTGGCTCGATGCCGCTGGTGTTGCAGGTCAACGGCACCGAGCACCGCCTGAACCTCGATCCCCGCACCACACTGCTGGATGCGCTGCGTGAGCACGTGGGGCTGGCCGGCTCCAAAAAGGGCTGTGACCATGGGCAGTGCGGCGCCTGCACCGTGCTGGCTGGCGGCGAACGGGTCCTGTCCTGCCTGACGCTGGCGGTGCAGGCGCAGGGACGGCCGGTGGTCACCATCGAGGGCCTGGCCCAGGGCGACGCCCTGCACCCCATGCAGCAGGCCTTCATCGACAACGACGCCTTCCAGTGCGGCTACTGCACGCCCGGGCAGATCATGAGTGCGGTGGCCTGCGTCCAGGAGGGGCGTGCCTCGAACGACGCCGAGATCCGCGAGTACATGAGCGGCAACCTGTGCCGCTGCGCCGCCTACCCGAACATCGTCGCGGCGGTGCGCGAAGCCGCTCCCCGCATGCGGAGGACCTGA
- a CDS encoding FAD binding domain-containing protein, with amino-acid sequence MRAASDAAAETPVRAPVQYLAGGTTLVDLMKLDVMRPAQLVDITRLQAPGLHSIEAGRDGLRIGALATMRQVADHPAVRRDYPVLSDAMWLAASPQIRNMARTGGNVLQRTRCAYFRDISWPCNKREPGSGCSALEGQNRWHAVLGTSESCIASYPGDWATALVALDATVHTLAPRGARSLPFARLHRLPGQTPHIETVLAPGELITGFSVPAAPFMRRSLYLKVRDRESYEFALASAAVALDLDGETVRQVRIGLGGPVAVPWRAREAEAALAGRPLTEANALAAARAAFAGARPREHNAFRIPLGEQTLVRALMQAKTMEVAS; translated from the coding sequence GTGCGCGCCGCCTCGGACGCTGCCGCCGAAACGCCGGTGCGTGCGCCGGTGCAGTACCTGGCCGGCGGCACCACCCTGGTCGACCTGATGAAGCTGGACGTGATGCGGCCGGCGCAGCTGGTGGACATCACCCGGCTCCAGGCTCCCGGCCTGCACAGCATCGAGGCCGGCCGCGACGGCCTGCGCATCGGCGCGCTGGCGACCATGCGCCAGGTGGCCGACCATCCCGCGGTGCGGCGCGACTACCCGGTGCTGTCGGACGCCATGTGGCTGGCGGCCTCGCCGCAGATCCGCAACATGGCGCGCACCGGCGGCAACGTGCTGCAACGCACGCGCTGCGCCTACTTCCGCGACATCAGCTGGCCCTGCAACAAACGCGAGCCGGGCAGCGGCTGTTCGGCCCTGGAGGGGCAGAACCGCTGGCACGCGGTGCTGGGCACCTCCGAGTCGTGCATCGCCAGCTACCCCGGCGACTGGGCCACCGCGCTGGTGGCGCTGGACGCCACCGTGCACACGCTGGCACCGCGCGGCGCGCGCTCGCTGCCGTTCGCGCGGCTGCACCGCCTGCCCGGGCAGACGCCGCACATCGAGACCGTGCTGGCGCCCGGCGAGCTGATCACCGGCTTCAGCGTCCCAGCGGCGCCCTTCATGCGGCGCTCGCTGTACCTTAAGGTGCGCGACCGCGAGTCTTACGAGTTCGCGCTGGCCAGTGCCGCGGTCGCGCTCGATCTTGACGGCGAAACCGTGCGCCAGGTGCGCATCGGCCTGGGCGGGCCGGTGGCCGTGCCCTGGCGCGCGCGAGAGGCCGAGGCCGCGCTGGCGGGCAGGCCGCTGACCGAGGCCAATGCCCTGGCCGCCGCCCGCGCCGCCTTTGCCGGCGCCCGCCCGCGCGAGCACAACGCTTTCCGCATCCCGCTGGGCGAACAGACGCTGGTGCGGGCCCTGATGCAAGCCAAGACCATGGAGGTGGCGTCATGA